In Notolabrus celidotus isolate fNotCel1 chromosome 10, fNotCel1.pri, whole genome shotgun sequence, one DNA window encodes the following:
- the LOC117820496 gene encoding collagen alpha-1(XXIII) chain-like: MEISWTQRASLAESSLALLLDDDQQEKRLQQTAPLQDEGSITELCRGGDAEEEEMLTQLVLGWTALLSGLQPAAPSITTRLLSNRGSRLTPGKCQVFIPPPLPPPPFPPIKRKAELMVDLTEHITGPKGEKGCRGPRGARGKPGVTGPEGESGSQGIMGQLGQKGEKGDRGWRGLYGDIGTPGMIKGSKGRRGFRGENGLRGRRGAGGETGESGVPGELGEKGDLGLWGDRGQRGEQGPRGQSGARGGVALKGSRGPSGRQGHPGFAGLHGLTGDPGLPGQVFILPGLQGDTGDLGPSARCNCSNVRAPKPLLDRVNLIFIADGEKQMRRLRGENVMVLRTDRNALYIYSQSQWINVLEDSRH; the protein is encoded by the exons ATGGAGATAAGTTGGACTCAGCGTGCAAGCTTAGCAGAAAGCTCCCTGGCTCTGCTGCTGGACGATGACCAGCAGGAGAAGCGGCTCCAGCAGACGGCCCCACTGCAGGACGAGGGCTCCATCACAGAGCTGTGCAGAGGAGGCGACGCTGAG GAAGAGGAGATGCTGACTCAGCTGGTGTTGGGATGGACTGCCTTGCTCAGCGGCCTCCAGCCGGCAGCTCCCTCCATCACAACCA GACTTCTGTCTAACAGAGGCAGCAGGCTGACTCCTGGGAAATGTCAAGTCTTCATcccgcctcctcttcctccaccgcCGTTTCCTCCCATCAAACGGAAAGCAGAGCTGATG GTGGATCTCACAGAACACATCACAGGACCTAAAGGAGAGAAG ggctgCAGAGGACCCCGAGGAGCGAGG ggtaAACCTGGAGTAACAGGTCCAGAGGGAGAGTCTGGATCACAGGGGATCATGGGACAGCTGGGTCaaaag GGGGAGAAAGGAGACCGAGGCTGGAGGGGTCTGTACGGAGACATCGGGACTCCCGGGATGATAAAG GGCAGTAAAGGACGTCGAGGATTCAGG GGAGAAAACGGTCTGAGAGGACGCcgtggagcaggaggagagacg GGAGAGTCCGGAGTCCCCGGAGAGCTCGGAGAGAAG GGCGACCTGGGTCTGTGGGGCGATCGAGGGCAGAGGGGAGAGCAAGGACCCCGAGGTCAGAGTGGAGCCAGAGGGGGTGTG GCGTTGAAAGGATCTCGAGGACCTTCAGGACGGCAGGGTCACCCTGGTTTTGCAGGGCTACATGGTTTGACTGGAGATCCTGGACTACCTGGGCAAG TTTTTATCCTTCCAGGTCTGCAGGGAGACACCGGAGACCTCGGTCCTTCAGCCAGGTGTAACTGCTCCAACGTCCGGGCCCCGAAACCCCTGCTGGACCGAGTGAACCTG atctTCATTGCAGACGGAGAGAAGCAGATGAGGAGGCTGAGAGGAGAGAACGTGATGGTGCTGAGGACGGACAGGAACGCTCTCTACATCTACTCTCAGTCTCAGTGGATCAACGTCCTG